The following DNA comes from Halorhabdus tiamatea SARL4B.
CGCCCAGCGCGGGGTACTTCTCGGGGTACTCCGCCCAGGGGAAGGAACCGCCGTCGACTACCACGCCGCCGATGGTGGTACCCGAGCCGTGGATCCACTTCGTCGTCGACTCCCAGACCACGTCCGCGCCGTGGTCGATCGGATTGCAGAGATACGGTGTCGCGAACGTGTTGTCGACGACGAGTGGCGCGCCGTGGTCGTGGGCGATCGCGGCGATCCGCTCGATGTCGGGCGTCACGAGGGAGGGATTGCCGATGGTTTCGAGGTGGACGTAGGCCGTCCCGTCGTCGATGGTTTCGGCGTAGGCGTCGTAGTCAAGGGTGTCGACGAAGCGCGCTTCGATCCCCCGCTCGCGGGCGGTCGTCGTCAGATAGGAGTGGGTCCCGCCGTAGATGGAGGCGGCCGAGACGACGTTCTCGCCCGCGCTCGCGAGGACGGTCGTCGTCGCGTCGAGGGCGGCCATCCCCGAGGCCGTCGCGACGGCGTCGACGCCGCCCTCCAGGGACGCCAGCCGTCGTTCGAGCGTCCGGACAGTCGGGTTGTCGAAGCGGCTGTAGACGTTCCCTTCGGCCTCCAAGGCGTACAGATCCGCCGCGTGATCGGCGTCCTCGAAGGCGTAGGACGTCGTCTGGTGGATCGGCGGTGCGACGGCACCGGACTCGGGATCGGGGGACTGCCCGGCGTGGAGACACCGCGTCCCGAAGCGTCGTGGTGGAGGCTCCTGCTCGCTCATGTTTCGTATGCATATACCTCTGGCTTCGTATAACTAAGAGTTACGGCAAAATTGTGTCGTGTGCTGCTTCGGCGGTTCTGCTCTATTCACCGGAATCTATTTTGGCAGACTGATCGGATACACTAGTCGATGAAGACGAACGACTGGTGGCGAGTTCTCGTCTCGACGGTCGGGTTCTGGATCTTGTTGTTTCTCCTTGCGATGGCACTGAAAGAGCTATATTTAAAACCTGCTACGGCGGCGGTTCGGGCATTACTTGTCGCTTTGCCGTGGTTGCTTGGGTTCGTTTTCGCTTGGATTGTCGTTACATCGGAGACGATTCCGTGGCCGGGTGACGAAGACTGAACGTCTCTTTCGCGGTGTTACTGGCTCCATATATCACTCGCCGCGTAGATCCCACTCCTCGAAGCCGAGCGACTCGATCGCGTTCAGGCGTTCACGCTCTTCGTCGGTGAAGCTGATCTCGCTGGCCTGGAGGTTCGCTTCGAGTTGTTCCATCGTACTCACGCCGACGACGGGAATCGTCGGCAGATCGCGGTCGAGCATCCACGCCAGTACGACGGCGTTGCCGTCGACGCCCTTGCGCTCGGCGATGGTCTCGACGACGTCCATCTTGAGGCGGTTCTCCGAGCGGACGTAGCCATCGGGGATTGGGCGGTCGTCGCGGTCGTAGCAGCCCTGCATTGTCGGCGAGTAGGGAAGGACGGTCAGGTCCTCCTGGTCGCAGTAGTCCAGGAGTTCGTCGCTGGCGGGGAGTTGCCCGGCGAAGTCGGCGTCCCGATCGGGGATCATGTACGAGAAGCGCGTCTGAACAGCCTCGAAGCGGGGCCAGCCCTGTTCGGCGGCGATCCGGTTTGCCCGGGCGATCCGCCAGGCGGGCACGTTACTCGCCCCGAGATGCCGGACGTCGCCCGCCTCGACGGCCCCGGCGAGCGTCTCCATCACGTCGACCTGCGGGGTGTCCGGGTCGTCGACGTGGATATACAACAGGTCGATCGTCTCGATCCCCAGGCGCTCGCGGCTCTTTGCGATCTCCTCGTCGATCAGCGCCGGATCGAGACTCCGGGGGACGTCGCCGTAGCTGAACCCGAGTTTCGTCGCGATCGTCATCTCCTCGCGGACGCCGCGCTCCTCGAGCCACTCGCCGACGAGCGGTTCGCTCTCCGGTTCGTCGTAGCCGTCGACCCACGTCGCGTAGATGTTCGCGGTGTCGATGAACCGACCGCCGGCCTCGTAGTACCGATCCAGCAGCGCGAAGGACGTTTCCCGGTCGATCCGGCTGCCGAAGTACATCGCACCCAGCGAGAGTTCGCTCACTGATTCGCCGGTCGTACCAAGCGGTTTGGTGTCCATGCCCGAACTGTCGTCGGGACGGTCGAAAAACGTTCGCGTCAAATGGAGTCGTGTCGAATGGGGTCGTGTCGATCGGGCGGCGGGTTCGTTTGAGGCGGCGGCGCAGCGTCGTATCAAAACTACCATACATCCCGACTGCGAGAGTCCGGATACGAAGGTGGAATCCGTGACCGAGAAACGCGAATATACCGACGATTACCCCGAGAAGACGCTGTACATCCCCGGTCCGACCGAAGTCCGCGAAGACGTCATCGAGGCGATGGCCCAGCCGATGTTCGGCCACCGGATGGATCGGATGACCGACCTCTACACCACGATCGTCGAGGACACGAAGGACTTCCTCGAT
Coding sequences within:
- a CDS encoding aldo/keto reductase; the protein is MDTKPLGTTGESVSELSLGAMYFGSRIDRETSFALLDRYYEAGGRFIDTANIYATWVDGYDEPESEPLVGEWLEERGVREEMTIATKLGFSYGDVPRSLDPALIDEEIAKSRERLGIETIDLLYIHVDDPDTPQVDVMETLAGAVEAGDVRHLGASNVPAWRIARANRIAAEQGWPRFEAVQTRFSYMIPDRDADFAGQLPASDELLDYCDQEDLTVLPYSPTMQGCYDRDDRPIPDGYVRSENRLKMDVVETIAERKGVDGNAVVLAWMLDRDLPTIPVVGVSTMEQLEANLQASEISFTDEERERLNAIESLGFEEWDLRGE
- a CDS encoding O-acetylhomoserine aminocarboxypropyltransferase/cysteine synthase family protein → MSEQEPPPRRFGTRCLHAGQSPDPESGAVAPPIHQTTSYAFEDADHAADLYALEAEGNVYSRFDNPTVRTLERRLASLEGGVDAVATASGMAALDATTTVLASAGENVVSAASIYGGTHSYLTTTARERGIEARFVDTLDYDAYAETIDDGTAYVHLETIGNPSLVTPDIERIAAIAHDHGAPLVVDNTFATPYLCNPIDHGADVVWESTTKWIHGSGTTIGGVVVDGGSFPWAEYPEKYPALGESAGALDGESFVDRFGDRAFAVATRQRAVRNVGDGQKPFDAWTTLQGAETLAVRMERHCENAARVAEFLDAHPDVEWVSYPGLESHETHEQASECLQGGYGGMVTFGLSGGYEGAKRLCEETDLAQFLANVGDAKTLLIHPASTTHAKLSPEEQRASGVAPDMIRLSVGIEDVRDIIGDLEDGIETAT